One Candidatus Poribacteria bacterium DNA window includes the following coding sequences:
- a CDS encoding nucleotidyltransferase domain-containing protein, with the protein MLREIVRRIVEVAQPERIVLFGSAARGEMGPHSDVDLLVIKSGEYSRSRMAGDIYQNLYGVGQAVDVVVVTSEDVERYRDTHCLVVKSALQEGREVYRAGTDPLSAERPA; encoded by the coding sequence GTGCTTCGCGAGATCGTCCGACGTATCGTTGAAGTCGCCCAACCCGAACGGATCGTGCTCTTCGGCTCTGCGGCGCGTGGGGAGATGGGACCGCATAGTGACGTAGACCTGCTGGTCATCAAGTCCGGCGAATACAGCCGAAGCCGAATGGCGGGGGATATCTACCAGAACCTCTACGGAGTTGGGCAGGCGGTGGATGTGGTCGTCGTGACATCCGAAGACGTCGAGCGGTACCGCGACACGCACTGCCTGGTGGTCAAGTCCGCCCTTCAGGAAGGCAGAGAGGTTTACCGTGCCGGAACCGACCCGCTATCCGCCGAACGACCCGCGTGA